The proteins below are encoded in one region of Streptomyces cyanogenus:
- a CDS encoding SUKH-4 family immunity protein, with protein MVTYAQAQERAEEWINGDVPAYQHREVRVREFELGFVVWGEDRAEGPRSDAGGQRLVIARDSGEATLWPALPVGEVIRRYEEEYGRAEGPQDAVPAPAAARLDLNQTSFLLTPPEWLQEAADKLGAGERRPEGTGAGSPAPASAAGAASDGGSASSAGSGPAETQAGVPAGAPAVADVPAGATPWAGTDTNADAGDEDRSVPLPATVFAPPLSDSDDAAPRPPAVAPDAPTALMSGGSQLPPTAVAPAIDVPGAGQGGTMPPPPGAGQGGTTPPPPGAPAYGHPQPPAAPGTPPQGVPPYPPAGAPAYGYPQGAPGYGYPQAPGGAQQPPAGPGAPGRRLAPNAGDIADAATSKAAPPPKKARGGVGAPPPPPGAPGAPGARPGTATPPPAGGYVPTQLVSALGPEGPEGQGGTDATPPGAPGGTPPGDVSHAATVLADPSQLAGATPQGPNTPPPPPGTPSMPGAPGGMQPQGAAGAPGAPNSPGAPAAPGGPGMPPAPGAPQPPGAPGMPGAPGMPNSSGAFAAPGGPGAPQPPGAPGAPGGMQPQGAAGAPGAPNSPGAPAAPGGPGMPPAPGAPQPPGAQGPPGVPQPPHGPGAPQPPGAPGAADPSRGAVHHAETVLAAPPVGGPGAPPPPPPAPGALGVPPGGPAPMPPGAMPPPAGSYGYPQQGQPTVGPGYQAVLRYRAQDGSEQQVIRRSAPGTPHPEWQIFHELRAMNVPPDQVLELHTELESCALPGAYCARMIREQWPQARITSIAPYGTDHASRQQGMQQLLAHQGELHQVADGPARPAPVRAPLPPVQAAPPVPPEGVAQELAAVFGPGIFRFEQQAVSRQGVPPIVAHTLVVAGLPLDMGPFFWAQAQPGRPVPTLAELAAERGVQPAADAGSYLVMGSDFGKAICVQYGTANIVAVPVEAGPGGAPVPPQFVNTGLPEFARCLALLGRMWRLRYGLNQEQAGRWTVDFQAQLAALDPAALGSPESWWSVLLEQMWDGLL; from the coding sequence ATGGTGACGTACGCGCAGGCGCAGGAGCGCGCCGAGGAGTGGATCAACGGCGATGTGCCCGCCTACCAGCACCGTGAGGTGCGGGTGCGGGAGTTCGAGCTGGGGTTCGTGGTGTGGGGCGAGGACCGGGCGGAGGGCCCGCGTTCGGACGCGGGGGGCCAGCGGCTGGTCATCGCCCGGGACAGCGGGGAGGCGACGCTGTGGCCGGCGTTGCCGGTGGGTGAGGTGATCCGCCGGTACGAGGAGGAGTACGGCCGTGCGGAGGGGCCGCAGGACGCGGTGCCGGCGCCGGCTGCCGCGCGACTGGACCTGAACCAGACGTCGTTCCTGCTGACTCCTCCGGAGTGGCTGCAGGAGGCGGCGGACAAGCTGGGGGCGGGGGAACGGCGGCCCGAGGGCACGGGCGCCGGTTCGCCTGCGCCGGCTTCGGCTGCCGGTGCGGCTTCTGACGGGGGGTCGGCTTCCTCCGCCGGGAGCGGGCCGGCCGAGACGCAGGCGGGGGTGCCGGCGGGGGCGCCCGCTGTGGCGGACGTGCCTGCGGGGGCCACGCCGTGGGCCGGTACGGACACGAACGCGGACGCCGGTGACGAGGACCGTTCCGTACCGCTGCCGGCGACGGTGTTCGCGCCGCCGCTGAGCGACTCGGACGACGCGGCGCCGCGTCCGCCGGCGGTGGCGCCGGACGCGCCGACGGCGCTGATGTCGGGCGGCAGCCAGTTGCCGCCGACGGCGGTCGCGCCGGCGATCGATGTGCCGGGTGCCGGGCAGGGCGGCACGATGCCGCCGCCACCGGGTGCGGGCCAGGGTGGCACGACCCCGCCGCCACCGGGTGCGCCGGCGTACGGTCATCCGCAGCCGCCGGCCGCCCCGGGCACCCCGCCGCAGGGCGTGCCGCCGTACCCGCCGGCCGGCGCCCCGGCCTACGGCTACCCGCAGGGTGCTCCCGGGTACGGCTATCCGCAGGCGCCGGGCGGTGCGCAGCAGCCGCCGGCGGGACCGGGCGCGCCCGGGCGGCGGCTCGCGCCGAACGCCGGGGACATCGCGGACGCGGCGACGAGCAAGGCCGCACCGCCGCCGAAGAAGGCGCGCGGTGGGGTGGGTGCCCCGCCTCCGCCACCGGGCGCCCCGGGCGCGCCGGGCGCCCGCCCGGGCACCGCGACACCGCCGCCCGCGGGCGGGTACGTGCCGACGCAACTCGTCTCGGCACTCGGCCCCGAGGGTCCTGAGGGGCAGGGCGGCACGGACGCCACGCCTCCGGGCGCCCCGGGCGGTACGCCCCCGGGCGACGTGTCCCACGCGGCCACGGTGCTGGCCGACCCGAGCCAACTGGCCGGAGCCACGCCCCAGGGCCCGAACACGCCGCCCCCGCCGCCGGGTACGCCGAGCATGCCGGGTGCGCCGGGCGGCATGCAGCCGCAGGGTGCGGCGGGTGCTCCGGGTGCGCCGAACTCTCCGGGTGCCCCCGCGGCTCCGGGCGGTCCGGGCATGCCTCCGGCGCCTGGTGCGCCGCAGCCTCCGGGTGCGCCGGGCATGCCGGGTGCTCCGGGCATGCCGAACTCTTCCGGCGCCTTCGCGGCCCCGGGTGGTCCGGGTGCGCCGCAGCCTCCGGGTGCCCCGGGTGCGCCGGGCGGCATGCAGCCGCAGGGTGCGGCGGGTGCTCCGGGTGCGCCGAACTCTCCGGGTGCCCCCGCGGCTCCGGGCGGTCCGGGCATGCCTCCGGCGCCTGGTGCGCCGCAGCCCCCGGGTGCGCAGGGTCCGCCCGGTGTGCCGCAGCCTCCGCACGGGCCGGGTGCACCGCAGCCGCCGGGTGCCCCCGGTGCTGCCGACCCTTCCCGCGGTGCCGTGCACCACGCCGAGACCGTGCTGGCCGCCCCGCCGGTCGGTGGGCCGGGTGCGCCTCCGCCTCCGCCGCCCGCGCCCGGGGCGCTCGGTGTGCCCCCGGGTGGTCCCGCGCCGATGCCGCCGGGTGCGATGCCGCCGCCGGCGGGGTCGTACGGGTATCCCCAGCAGGGGCAGCCGACGGTCGGACCGGGGTACCAGGCCGTGCTGCGCTATCGCGCGCAGGACGGGTCCGAGCAGCAGGTGATCCGGCGTTCCGCGCCGGGCACCCCGCACCCGGAGTGGCAGATCTTCCACGAGCTGCGGGCCATGAACGTGCCGCCGGACCAGGTGCTGGAGCTGCACACGGAGCTGGAGTCGTGCGCGCTGCCGGGTGCCTACTGCGCGCGGATGATCCGCGAGCAGTGGCCGCAGGCGCGGATCACGTCCATCGCGCCGTACGGCACGGACCACGCGAGCCGGCAGCAGGGCATGCAGCAGTTGCTGGCGCACCAGGGCGAGCTGCACCAGGTGGCGGACGGTCCCGCGCGGCCGGCGCCGGTGCGGGCGCCGCTGCCGCCGGTGCAGGCCGCGCCGCCGGTGCCGCCGGAGGGCGTCGCGCAGGAGCTGGCCGCGGTGTTCGGGCCGGGGATCTTCCGGTTCGAGCAGCAGGCGGTGTCCCGGCAGGGCGTGCCGCCGATCGTGGCGCACACCCTGGTCGTGGCGGGGCTGCCGCTGGACATGGGCCCGTTCTTCTGGGCGCAGGCGCAGCCGGGCCGCCCGGTGCCGACGCTCGCGGAGCTGGCGGCCGAGCGCGGGGTGCAGCCGGCGGCGGACGCGGGGTCGTACCTGGTGATGGGCAGCGACTTCGGCAAGGCGATCTGTGTGCAGTACGGGACGGCGAACATCGTGGCCGTGCCGGTGGAGGCCGGGCCGGGCGGCGCGCCGGTGCCGCCGCAGTTCGTGAACACCGGCCTGCCGGAGTTCGCGCGGTGCCTGGCGCTGCTGGGCCGGATGTGGCGCCTGCGGTACGGGCTGAACCAGGAGCAGGCGGGCCGCTGGACCGTCGACTTCCAGGCGCAGCTGGCCGCGCTGGACCCGGCGGCGCTCGGTTCGCCGGAGAGCTGGTGGTCGGTGCTGCTGGAGCAGATGTGGGACGGGCTGTTGTAG
- a CDS encoding SMI1/KNR4 family protein, with amino-acid sequence MTTGRLGLGAPPSGHAGGQAAPPNAAYAGQVVHFPDPVRAARHPRGVRVDERGYPDFSPYARVAVEIAEPPEGFGVDELRLTDYVSANAALAAAGHELWDTVPAVATPHGWTWHHVAGTRRLELIPVEVKALLRHHGGVATAPVDHGKRGTRPLQESRPAHFGLPKSGVAVTEAQVQGVEEDLGYRLPGAYRSFLKAAGGCAPVGTALDAELGLLLDQPFFTVRDEAAVNDLVYVNKCLRDHLTKDYLGVAFVQGGLLAVKVRGERLGSVWFCAYDDVRDVDPSWSPAERVERLLLPCGDDFDVFLSRLAGSPPELETVAHLMVDGGFARVVPVTSGSASSGPVGE; translated from the coding sequence ATGACGACAGGTCGGCTCGGGCTGGGGGCACCGCCCAGCGGCCACGCTGGGGGACAGGCCGCGCCGCCGAACGCGGCCTATGCCGGGCAGGTCGTGCACTTTCCGGATCCGGTCCGGGCGGCACGTCACCCGAGAGGGGTACGGGTCGATGAGCGCGGTTATCCGGATTTCTCGCCGTACGCGCGCGTGGCGGTGGAGATCGCCGAGCCGCCGGAGGGTTTCGGCGTCGACGAGTTGCGGCTGACGGACTATGTGTCGGCGAACGCGGCGCTGGCGGCGGCGGGGCACGAGTTGTGGGACACGGTGCCGGCTGTGGCGACGCCGCACGGCTGGACGTGGCATCACGTGGCGGGTACGCGGCGGCTGGAGTTGATTCCGGTCGAGGTGAAGGCGTTGCTGCGGCACCACGGTGGGGTGGCGACGGCGCCGGTGGATCACGGCAAGCGGGGGACGCGGCCGTTGCAGGAGTCGCGGCCGGCGCACTTCGGGCTGCCGAAGTCGGGTGTGGCGGTGACGGAGGCGCAGGTGCAGGGGGTCGAGGAGGACCTCGGTTACCGGCTGCCGGGCGCCTACCGCTCGTTCCTGAAGGCGGCGGGTGGCTGTGCGCCGGTGGGTACGGCGCTGGACGCCGAGTTGGGGCTGCTGCTGGACCAGCCGTTCTTCACGGTGCGGGACGAGGCCGCGGTCAATGACCTGGTGTATGTGAACAAGTGTCTGCGGGACCATCTGACGAAGGATTACCTCGGGGTGGCCTTCGTGCAGGGCGGGTTGCTCGCGGTGAAGGTGCGGGGCGAGCGGCTCGGTTCGGTGTGGTTCTGCGCGTACGACGATGTGCGGGACGTGGATCCGTCGTGGTCGCCGGCGGAGCGGGTGGAGCGGCTGCTGCTGCCGTGCGGTGACGATTTCGACGTGTTCCTTTCCCGGCTGGCCGGTAGTCCGCCGGAGTTGGAGACGGTGGCCCATCTGATGGTGGACGGCGGTTTCGCCCGTGTCGTCCCGGTGACTTCCGGCTCGGCGTCTTCCGGCCCGGTGGGAGAGTGA
- a CDS encoding YwqJ-related putative deaminase, with amino-acid sequence MNASQTGGTDVLAGDPRIGWSGTDTPPAPALRHRRDGILPTVGAALSVRGSTLTGTAARSDQPPALHPLVQDFLDTLTSAQRDRFTGRCAETILISRHLATADAARSKRAARRPMTNAEARKALKQAKLTARRIREDGDPLHGSFATPCRACTALSAHFGVRIVDPTTPDD; translated from the coding sequence ATGAACGCCTCGCAGACCGGAGGTACCGACGTGCTGGCCGGCGACCCCCGCATCGGCTGGAGCGGCACCGACACACCCCCCGCCCCCGCCCTCCGTCACCGCCGCGACGGCATCCTGCCCACCGTCGGCGCCGCCCTCTCCGTCCGCGGCTCCACCCTCACCGGCACCGCCGCCCGCAGCGACCAGCCCCCCGCCCTGCACCCCCTCGTCCAGGACTTCCTCGACACCCTCACCAGCGCCCAACGCGACCGCTTCACCGGCCGCTGCGCCGAAACCATCCTCATCTCCCGGCACCTCGCCACCGCCGACGCCGCCCGCAGCAAACGCGCCGCCCGCAGACCCATGACCAACGCCGAAGCCCGCAAAGCCCTCAAACAGGCCAAACTCACCGCCCGCCGCATACGCGAGGACGGCGACCCCCTCCACGGCAGCTTCGCCACCCCCTGCCGCGCCTGCACCGCCCTCAGCGCCCACTTCGGCGTCCGCATCGTCGACCCCACCACACCCGACGACTGA
- a CDS encoding SUKH-3 domain-containing protein, with protein sequence MHPDRTSTTRFAVPVDAALRAAGWQPGRWDIKQAEIWADALREHTSPAGHRHTVFPAAVEAWAEFGGLTITPTGPGRQIAPATLHLDPLHGLHLARTLGDLGRALGTELCPLGEETDTAALLAIDAEGRVYTIDHTGDWYLGPDIDHALATLITGIPPVRLTAG encoded by the coding sequence ATGCACCCCGACCGCACCTCGACCACCCGCTTCGCCGTGCCCGTCGACGCCGCCCTGCGCGCCGCCGGCTGGCAACCCGGACGCTGGGACATAAAACAGGCCGAGATCTGGGCCGACGCCCTGCGCGAACACACCTCACCCGCCGGACACCGGCACACCGTGTTCCCCGCCGCCGTCGAAGCCTGGGCCGAGTTCGGCGGCCTCACCATCACCCCCACCGGCCCCGGCCGCCAGATCGCCCCCGCCACCCTCCACCTCGACCCCCTGCACGGCCTCCACCTCGCCCGCACCCTCGGCGACCTCGGCCGCGCCCTCGGCACCGAACTGTGCCCCCTCGGCGAGGAGACCGACACCGCCGCCCTCCTCGCCATCGACGCCGAAGGCCGCGTCTACACCATCGACCACACCGGCGACTGGTACCTCGGCCCCGACATCGACCACGCCCTGGCCACCCTGATCACCGGCATCCCACCGGTACGCCTCACCGCCGGCTGA
- a CDS encoding TIGR04222 domain-containing membrane protein, whose translation MAWGILLGVCCAVTVVAAWLFRRAYRRCVGAPVGARPAGAELGLYEVAFLSGRGRYVALTAMASMVLGGRLSVRDAVVTVTDPVPRDAVEVAVIGVIGLRPRGRVWRRMDRLVRRPGIEAVGDRLAEWGLVDGGPSRVRAFDAADWWLWGAHWVSGALGVAAVAVAAAQGGPVWVVLGVVVVVMVAGGFAHRHESVGGGWVTEAGRAALAEHAVRFPEGVWAPAGNDGLRGTDAVDLGKAARGSMYPRLDALREATKWPDSGSFDPGYDDPPGLGGL comes from the coding sequence GTGGCGTGGGGGATTCTGCTCGGTGTCTGTTGTGCGGTGACGGTGGTCGCCGCCTGGTTGTTCCGCCGGGCGTACCGGCGTTGTGTCGGGGCGCCGGTGGGTGCGCGCCCGGCGGGTGCGGAGCTGGGGCTGTACGAGGTGGCGTTCCTCTCGGGCCGGGGCAGGTACGTCGCGTTGACGGCGATGGCGTCGATGGTGCTGGGTGGGCGGCTGTCGGTGCGGGATGCGGTGGTCACGGTCACTGATCCGGTGCCGCGGGACGCGGTGGAGGTGGCTGTGATCGGTGTGATCGGGCTGCGGCCCCGGGGTCGGGTGTGGCGGCGGATGGACCGGTTGGTGAGGCGTCCGGGGATCGAGGCGGTCGGTGACCGCCTGGCGGAGTGGGGGCTGGTCGACGGCGGTCCGTCGCGGGTGCGGGCGTTCGACGCGGCCGACTGGTGGTTGTGGGGGGCTCACTGGGTGTCAGGGGCGCTGGGCGTGGCGGCGGTCGCCGTGGCCGCGGCGCAGGGCGGGCCGGTGTGGGTGGTGCTCGGGGTCGTGGTGGTGGTGATGGTGGCCGGTGGATTCGCTCATCGGCACGAGAGCGTGGGGGGCGGGTGGGTCACGGAGGCGGGGCGTGCGGCGCTCGCCGAGCACGCGGTCCGGTTTCCCGAGGGGGTGTGGGCGCCGGCGGGGAACGACGGGCTACGCGGCACGGACGCCGTGGATCTGGGGAAGGCCGCTCGTGGCTCGATGTACCCGAGGCTGGACGCTTTGCGGGAGGCCACCAAGTGGCCCGACTCCGGGTCCTTCGACCCGGGCTACGACGATCCTCCGGGGCTGGGCGGGTTGTAG
- a CDS encoding sensor histidine kinase, producing MTTTGEDHERALTGPWWWARRRSAVLDGSLALVSAVECAAEGVPFAREAGIPASVGIVFGLIAGAVLLVRRKWPIAVVLVAIAITPAEMGFLMGVVGLYTLAACELPRRVIGSLAGMSLLGTAVVTFVRVRQDMARGDLTLGDWFVPFAAVTTALGLTAPPVLLGLYVGARRRLMESLRERADSLERELQLLAERAEERAEWARNEERTRIAREMHDVVAHRVSLMVVHAAALQAVARKDPEKAVRNAALVGDMGRQALTELREMLGVLRAGEGVGRRAAAVPLAAVGEAAVAAASRVAEAEGAAEGPCLSELEELVGQSAAAGMVVDLSVEGEVRSYAAEVEQTAYRVVQEALTNVHKHAAGAKTHVRLAHRVSEIAMQVENEPPPEPASASAAGLPSGGNGLVGMRERVLALGGVFVSGPTDAGGFRVSAVIPAA from the coding sequence ATGACCACGACGGGGGAAGACCACGAGAGGGCGTTGACCGGCCCTTGGTGGTGGGCAAGGCGGCGCAGTGCGGTGTTGGACGGGAGCCTCGCGCTGGTGTCGGCCGTGGAGTGCGCGGCGGAGGGTGTTCCGTTCGCCCGGGAGGCGGGGATCCCGGCGTCGGTCGGGATCGTGTTCGGTTTGATCGCCGGTGCGGTGCTGCTGGTGCGCCGGAAGTGGCCGATCGCCGTGGTGCTGGTGGCGATCGCGATCACGCCCGCGGAGATGGGTTTCCTGATGGGCGTGGTCGGTCTGTACACGCTGGCGGCGTGTGAGCTGCCGCGCCGGGTCATCGGGTCGTTGGCGGGGATGTCGCTGCTGGGCACGGCGGTGGTGACGTTCGTGCGGGTGCGGCAGGACATGGCACGTGGTGATCTGACGCTGGGTGACTGGTTCGTGCCGTTCGCGGCGGTGACGACGGCGTTGGGGCTGACGGCTCCGCCGGTGCTGCTGGGTCTGTACGTGGGGGCGCGGCGGCGGTTGATGGAGAGCTTGCGGGAGCGGGCGGACAGTCTGGAGCGGGAGCTGCAGTTGCTCGCGGAGCGGGCGGAGGAGCGGGCCGAGTGGGCGCGTAACGAGGAGCGGACGCGGATCGCTCGGGAGATGCACGACGTGGTCGCGCATCGGGTGAGTCTGATGGTGGTGCACGCGGCGGCGTTGCAGGCGGTGGCGCGGAAGGATCCCGAGAAGGCGGTGCGGAACGCGGCCCTGGTGGGGGACATGGGGCGGCAGGCGTTGACCGAGTTGCGGGAGATGCTCGGGGTGTTGCGGGCGGGGGAGGGCGTGGGCCGGCGGGCCGCGGCGGTGCCGTTGGCGGCGGTCGGGGAGGCGGCTGTGGCGGCGGCTTCGCGGGTGGCCGAGGCGGAGGGGGCGGCGGAGGGTCCCTGTCTGTCGGAGCTGGAGGAGTTGGTCGGGCAGTCGGCCGCGGCGGGGATGGTGGTGGATCTGTCGGTCGAGGGGGAGGTGCGGTCGTATGCGGCGGAGGTGGAGCAGACGGCGTACCGGGTGGTGCAGGAGGCGTTGACGAACGTTCACAAGCATGCGGCGGGGGCGAAGACGCATGTGCGGTTGGCGCACCGGGTGTCGGAGATCGCGATGCAGGTGGAGAACGAGCCGCCGCCGGAGCCGGCGTCGGCGTCGGCGGCGGGGCTGCCGTCGGGTGGGAACGGCCTGGTGGGGATGCGGGAGCGGGTTCTGGCGCTGGGCGGTGTGTTCGTGTCGGGTCCGACGGACGCGGGGGGTTTCCGGGTGTCGGCGGTGATCCCGGCGGCGTAG
- a CDS encoding helix-turn-helix domain-containing protein → MAHSLGKYADFEGLREQAIALRRAGHSLRQIRDELKIYNNDILNRLVKGEPPPQWTKRPRAKDDLRARARELRLQGWTYDQIEAELGCSRSSVSLWVRDLPRPERRRTPEEAAAVARKGWEEKLRIRDEERRRTKEEAKRSIGELSTRELFLVGVGLYWAEGGKDKPYDRRENVTFVNSDSGMIKVFLAWLDLLQVERERLRFTVMIHENADVDGAERYWADLVGADASTFNKTTLKKHNPKTVRKNTGDDYRGCLVIKVLKGADLYRRIEGWWCGIVGAAASTD, encoded by the coding sequence ATGGCACATTCACTCGGCAAGTACGCCGACTTCGAGGGCCTGCGAGAACAGGCGATCGCCCTCCGCCGGGCCGGCCACAGCCTCCGGCAGATCCGGGACGAGCTGAAGATCTACAACAACGACATCCTCAACCGGCTGGTGAAGGGGGAGCCGCCACCGCAGTGGACGAAGCGCCCGAGGGCCAAGGACGACCTGCGGGCGCGAGCACGAGAGTTACGGCTCCAGGGCTGGACGTACGACCAGATCGAGGCGGAGCTGGGCTGCTCGCGCAGTTCCGTGTCGCTGTGGGTGCGGGACCTGCCGAGGCCGGAGCGCCGACGAACCCCCGAGGAAGCGGCAGCCGTCGCCCGCAAGGGGTGGGAGGAGAAGCTGCGCATCCGGGACGAGGAGCGGCGACGAACGAAGGAGGAGGCCAAGCGGTCGATCGGTGAACTGTCGACGCGTGAGCTGTTCCTGGTGGGCGTGGGCCTCTACTGGGCCGAGGGCGGCAAGGACAAGCCTTACGACCGCCGGGAGAACGTCACCTTCGTGAACAGCGACTCTGGAATGATCAAGGTGTTCCTTGCGTGGCTCGACCTGCTTCAAGTGGAGCGGGAGCGCCTGCGGTTCACCGTGATGATCCACGAGAACGCCGACGTGGACGGGGCCGAGCGCTACTGGGCCGACCTGGTGGGCGCCGACGCCTCCACGTTCAACAAGACGACGCTGAAGAAGCACAATCCGAAGACGGTACGCAAGAACACCGGCGACGACTACCGGGGCTGCCTCGTGATCAAAGTCCTGAAGGGCGCCGACTTGTACCGTCGCATCGAAGGCTGGTGGTGCGGCATAGTAGGTGCCGCGGCCTCAACGGACTAG
- the glmU gene encoding bifunctional UDP-N-acetylglucosamine diphosphorylase/glucosamine-1-phosphate N-acetyltransferase GlmU has protein sequence MSAIRPAAVVVLAAGEGTRMKSATPKVLHQICGRSLVGHVLAAARELDPQHLVVVVGHAREQVGAHLAEIDPATRTAVQAEQNGTGHAVRMGLEELGGAVQGTVVVVCGDTPLLTADTLKRLAETHSADGNAVTVLTAEVPDATGYGRIVRDEATGAVTAIVEHKDATEVQREIREINSGVFAFDGQLLADALRKVRTDNSQGEEYLTDVLGILREAGHRVGASVAADHREIAGINNRVQLAEARRILNDRLLERAMLDGVTVVDPATTWVDVTVTFERDAVVHPGTQLTGSTHLGEGAEVGPNCRLKDTKVGPGARVDNTVADGAVVGERASVGPYAYLRPGTRLGAKGKIGTYVETKNASIGEGTKVPHLSYVGDATIGEYSNIGAASVFVNYDGQDKHHTTVGSHCRTGSDNMFVAPVTVGDGAYTAAGSVITKDVPPGSLAVARGQQRNIEGWVARKRPGSAAAKAAEAASRQGESEG, from the coding sequence GTGAGCGCCATCCGCCCGGCCGCCGTCGTCGTTCTCGCAGCGGGTGAGGGCACCCGTATGAAGTCGGCCACACCGAAGGTCCTGCATCAGATCTGCGGTCGTTCCCTGGTCGGCCATGTACTGGCCGCCGCCCGTGAACTGGACCCGCAGCACCTGGTCGTCGTGGTCGGCCACGCCCGTGAGCAGGTCGGCGCCCACCTCGCCGAGATCGACCCGGCCACCAGGACCGCCGTGCAGGCGGAGCAGAACGGGACCGGGCACGCCGTACGGATGGGTCTGGAGGAGCTGGGCGGGGCGGTCCAGGGGACCGTCGTGGTGGTGTGCGGGGACACCCCGCTGCTCACCGCCGACACGCTCAAGCGGCTCGCCGAGACGCACAGCGCGGACGGTAACGCCGTGACCGTGCTCACCGCCGAGGTGCCGGACGCGACCGGTTACGGCCGGATCGTGCGGGACGAGGCGACGGGTGCCGTCACCGCGATCGTGGAGCACAAGGACGCGACCGAGGTCCAGCGGGAGATCCGGGAGATCAACAGCGGTGTGTTCGCGTTCGACGGGCAGCTGCTGGCGGACGCGCTGAGGAAGGTGCGGACGGACAACAGCCAGGGCGAGGAGTACCTCACCGACGTGCTGGGGATCCTGCGGGAGGCCGGGCACCGGGTGGGCGCCTCGGTGGCCGCCGACCACCGTGAGATCGCCGGGATCAACAACCGGGTGCAGCTCGCCGAGGCGCGGCGGATCCTGAACGACCGGCTGCTGGAGCGGGCCATGCTGGACGGGGTCACGGTCGTCGACCCGGCGACCACGTGGGTCGATGTGACCGTGACCTTCGAGCGGGACGCGGTGGTGCATCCGGGGACGCAGCTGACGGGGTCCACGCACCTGGGCGAGGGCGCCGAGGTGGGGCCGAACTGCCGGCTGAAGGACACGAAGGTGGGTCCGGGCGCGCGGGTGGACAACACGGTGGCCGACGGGGCTGTGGTGGGCGAGCGGGCGAGCGTGGGACCGTACGCGTATCTGCGGCCCGGGACCCGTCTCGGTGCCAAGGGGAAGATCGGCACGTACGTCGAGACGAAGAACGCGTCCATCGGGGAGGGCACGAAGGTGCCGCATCTGTCGTATGTCGGGGACGCGACGATCGGTGAGTACTCGAACATCGGCGCGGCGAGTGTGTTCGTGAACTACGACGGTCAGGACAAGCACCACACGACGGTCGGTTCGCATTGCCGGACCGGTTCGGACAACATGTTTGTGGCTCCTGTCACGGTCGGGGACGGTGCCTACACCGCCGCCGGGTCGGTGATCACGAAGGATGTGCCGCCCGGTTCGCTGGCCGTGGCCCGTGGTCAGCAGCGGAATATCGAGGGTTGGGTGGCTCGGAAGCGTCCGGGGAGCGCGGCGGCGAAGGCTGCCGAGGCGGCGTCCCGGCAGGGTGAGAGCGAGGGCTGA
- a CDS encoding ribose-phosphate diphosphokinase yields the protein MTGIKTTGEKKLMFFSGRAHPELAEEVAQQLGVGVVPTKAFDFANGEIYVRYQESARGADCFLIQSHTAPINKWIMEQLIMIDALKRASARSITVIVPFYGYARQDKKHRGREPISARLIADLMKTAGADRILTVDLHTDQIQGFFDGPVDHLFALPLLADYVGRKVDREKLTVVSPDAGRVRVADRWCDRLGAPLAIVHKRRDKDVANQVTVHEVVGEVKGRVCVLVDDMIDTGGTICAAADALFAHGAEDVIVTATHGVLSGPAADRLKNSRVSEFVFTNTLPTPAELGRDLDKITVLSIAPTIASAVREVFEDGSVTSLFDEQ from the coding sequence GTGACCGGGATCAAGACGACCGGCGAGAAGAAGTTGATGTTCTTCTCCGGCCGCGCCCACCCCGAGCTTGCCGAGGAGGTCGCCCAGCAGCTGGGTGTCGGGGTCGTCCCGACGAAGGCCTTCGACTTCGCGAACGGTGAGATCTATGTGCGTTACCAGGAGTCGGCTCGTGGTGCGGACTGCTTCCTGATCCAGAGCCACACGGCTCCGATCAACAAGTGGATCATGGAGCAGCTGATCATGATCGACGCGCTGAAGCGTGCGTCGGCTCGTTCCATCACGGTGATCGTGCCGTTCTACGGTTACGCGCGGCAGGACAAGAAGCACCGGGGTCGTGAACCGATTTCGGCGCGTCTGATCGCGGATCTGATGAAGACGGCGGGTGCGGACCGGATCCTGACCGTGGATCTGCACACGGATCAGATCCAGGGTTTCTTCGACGGGCCGGTGGACCACCTGTTCGCGCTGCCGCTGCTGGCGGACTACGTGGGCCGGAAGGTGGACCGGGAGAAGCTGACGGTGGTGTCGCCGGACGCGGGCCGGGTGCGGGTGGCGGACCGGTGGTGCGACCGGCTCGGTGCGCCGCTGGCGATCGTGCACAAGCGGCGTGACAAGGACGTGGCGAACCAGGTGACGGTCCACGAGGTCGTGGGTGAGGTCAAGGGTCGTGTGTGTGTCCTGGTCGACGACATGATCGACACGGGTGGCACGATCTGTGCGGCTGCCGACGCGCTGTTCGCGCACGGTGCGGAGGACGTCATCGTGACGGCGACGCACGGTGTGCTGTCGGGGCCGGCCGCCGATCGGCTGAAGAACTCGCGGGTGAGTGAGTTCGTGTTCACGAACACGCTGCCGACGCCGGCGGAGCTGGGCCGGGATCTGGACAAGATCACGGTGCTGTCGATCGCTCCGACGATCGCGAGTGCGGTACGTGAGGTGTTCGAGGATGGTTCGGTGACCAGCCTCTTCGACGAGCAGTGA